The following are from one region of the Heliangelus exortis chromosome 2, bHelExo1.hap1, whole genome shotgun sequence genome:
- the C2H7orf57 gene encoding uncharacterized protein C7orf57 homolog isoform X2: MELTQPEESVTSKDTLPAMSQIPGLCDVEEDPNELPSGCHRRWIRETDSAYVKLSKQGGQPDLLKHCAHVATESSQSTYAAPDWYSHRPNAPATGEPRSYVSSLPDYMVHKEFNASDYHGDAYESKRGPFDFDMKSVWQRDADDKEDAEKKKISLMQAKLPAVNPEYSSKMPNVSTDKEFSGENKISSPAGSTQRKGEAVNFSKLISNGYGTDWFEQHSGQENKVQETSQNSEQSEGGEPWNLCLCSENNRGLQQKHNLPAVQGTPNESSITNQKVPTEFKDGDGSLYPSNYVLFWVVQLAVFKVISISM; this comes from the exons ATGGAACTGACACAGCCGGAGGAGTCGGTAACCTCCAAGGACACGCTTCCTGCCATGTCCCAGATTCCAGGTCTTTGTGATGTTGAAGAAGATCCCAATGAATTGCCATCTGGGTGCCACAGGAGGTGGATCAGAGAGACTGATTCAGCTTATGTCAAGCTGTCAAAGCAAGGAGGCCAACCTG ACCTACTGAAGCACTGTGCTCATGTGGCAACGGAGTCCTCTCAGTCAACATATGCTGCTCCTGACTGGTACTCACACCGCCCCAATGCCCCAGCAACTGGTGAGCCACG GAGCTATGTTTCCTCTCTACCGGATTATATGGTTCACAAAGAATTCAATGCTTCTGACTATCATGGTGATGCTTATGAGTCAAAAAGAGGGCCTTTTGATTTTGATATGAAGAGTGTCTGGCAGCGGGATGCTGATGACAAGGAggatgcagagaaaaagaag ATTTCTCTAATGCAAGCCAAGCTCCCAGCTGTAAACCCTGAATATTCAAGCAAAATGCCGAATGTTTCTACAGACAAGGAATTCAGTGGGGAAAATAAGATTTCTTCCCCAGCTGG GTCTACTCAGAGAAAAGGTGAAGCAGTAAACTTTAGCAAATTAATAAGCAATGGCTATGGGACTGACTGGTTTGAGCAGCATTCTGGACAGGAAAATAAGGTTCAAGAAACATCCCAAAATAGTGAGCAGTCCGAAG GTGGAGAACCTTGGAATTTGTGTTTGTGCAGTGAGAATAATagagggctgcagcagaagcatAACTTACCAGCTGTCCAAGGGACACCAAATGAAAGTAGCATAACAAATCAAAAAGTTCCAACTGAATTCAAGGATGGAGATGGTTCCCTGTACCCCAGTAATTATGTTTTATTCTGGGTCGTGCAATTGGCAGTTTTCAAAGTCATCAGCATTTCCATGTAA
- the C2H7orf57 gene encoding uncharacterized protein C7orf57 homolog isoform X1: MELTQPEESVTSKDTLPAMSQIPGLCDVEEDPNELPSGCHRRWIRETDSAYVKLSKQGGQPDLLKHCAHVATESSQSTYAAPDWYSHRPNAPATGEPRSYVSSLPDYMVHKEFNASDYHGDAYESKRGPFDFDMKSVWQRDADDKEDAEKKKISLMQAKLPAVNPEYSSKMPNVSTDKEFSGENKISSPAGSTQRKGEAVNFSKLISNGYGTDWFEQHSGQENKVQETSQNSEQSEDSEASQLESAPASN, from the exons ATGGAACTGACACAGCCGGAGGAGTCGGTAACCTCCAAGGACACGCTTCCTGCCATGTCCCAGATTCCAGGTCTTTGTGATGTTGAAGAAGATCCCAATGAATTGCCATCTGGGTGCCACAGGAGGTGGATCAGAGAGACTGATTCAGCTTATGTCAAGCTGTCAAAGCAAGGAGGCCAACCTG ACCTACTGAAGCACTGTGCTCATGTGGCAACGGAGTCCTCTCAGTCAACATATGCTGCTCCTGACTGGTACTCACACCGCCCCAATGCCCCAGCAACTGGTGAGCCACG GAGCTATGTTTCCTCTCTACCGGATTATATGGTTCACAAAGAATTCAATGCTTCTGACTATCATGGTGATGCTTATGAGTCAAAAAGAGGGCCTTTTGATTTTGATATGAAGAGTGTCTGGCAGCGGGATGCTGATGACAAGGAggatgcagagaaaaagaag ATTTCTCTAATGCAAGCCAAGCTCCCAGCTGTAAACCCTGAATATTCAAGCAAAATGCCGAATGTTTCTACAGACAAGGAATTCAGTGGGGAAAATAAGATTTCTTCCCCAGCTGG GTCTACTCAGAGAAAAGGTGAAGCAGTAAACTTTAGCAAATTAATAAGCAATGGCTATGGGACTGACTGGTTTGAGCAGCATTCTGGACAGGAAAATAAGGTTCAAGAAACATCCCAAAATAGTGAGCAGTCCGAAG attcAGAAGCATCACAGTTGGAATCAGCACCTGCTAGCAACTAG